A part of Muntiacus reevesi chromosome 12, mMunRee1.1, whole genome shotgun sequence genomic DNA contains:
- the SDC2 gene encoding syndecan-2: MRRAWILLTWVLVACVSAESRAELTSDKDMYLDNSSIEEASGVYPIDDDDYASASGSGADEDGESPELTTSRPIPKIPFTSSAPRVETTTLSKIQDKIAAQTKSPEEIDKEKVHLPDSERKMDPAEEDTNVYTEKHSDNLFKRTEVLAAVIAGGVIGFLFAIFLILLLVYRMRKKDEGSYDLGERKPSSAAYQKAPTKEFYA, encoded by the exons cGGGCAGAGCTGACATCTGATAAAGACATGTACCTTGACAACAGCTCCATTGAAGAAGCTTCAGGAGTGTATCCTATTGATGATGATGACTATGCTTCTGCATCAGGCTCGG GAGCTGATGAGGATGGAGAGAGTCCAGAGCTGACCACGTCTCGGCCCATTCCAAAGATACCGTTCACTAGTAGTGCTCCGAGAGTGGAAACCACAACGCTGAGCAAGATACAGGACAAGATCGCTGCTCAGACAAAG TCACCTGAAGAAATTGATAAGGAAAAAGTTCACCTCCCTGACTCAGAAAGGAAAATGGACCCAGCTGAAGAGGATACAAATGTATACACTGAGAAGCACTCAGACAATCTGTTTAAACGAACAGAAGTCCTGGCAG CTGTCATTGCTGGCGGAGTTATCGGCTTTCTCTTTGCAATTTTCCTTATCCTGCTGTTGGTGTATCGcatgagaaagaaggatgaaGGAAGTTATGACCTTGGAGAACGCAAACCATCCAGTGCTGCTTATCAGAAGGCACCTACTAAGGAGTTTTATGCGTGA